A window of candidate division KSB1 bacterium contains these coding sequences:
- the thrA gene encoding bifunctional aspartate kinase/homoserine dehydrogenase I produces MKVIKFGGSSLATAERVNNVARIIKDIAARSESVIAVLSAVGGVTDQLLSAAKTAEKDGPLAMQKLEDIRNRHFEVYPDELTDPDVERVLRESVDELKDILRAVSMVRECSDRTLDHILSFGERLNCQLMTRLLKNSGSLASYVDARDLIITEKRRENARVLRDKTIANIQNYFTDNQIYVVTGFISSTEDGITTTLGRGGSDYTAALMGAALNVQEIEIWTDVDGFMSADPRKVGDAFVLPTVSYEEAMELSYFGAKVIHPKTLTPVIRKGIPVRIKNSFSPEKEGTVISAESGDPEHPVKGIASFHGISLINVQGSGMVGVPGIASRLFGALAHQGINIIMIVQASSEHSICFVIRSVEVETALEALKEEFKAERVSGQIDEILVQDNLAIIAAVGENMAGIPGISGKLFEALGQNSINVVAIAQGASERNVSLVVHQDDAELAVNVIHTAFYLSRRVVNLFVVGTGNIGGTLLRQIQEKQNILAYKNGLHIQVCGIANVDGMVINKDGIDLDHWKTLLDQSDKKPDMNELISIIHDLRLQNSILVDVTASDQVASTYADFLSAGIHIVTPNKRANTMGQDYYDELADLTQDHRLHYYYETTVGAGLPLISTIKDLLQSGDQVLKIEGIFSGTLGFIFSKLSADQPFSRIVREAFEKGYTEPDPRDDLSGMDVARKILILAREIGLQMELSQVQIDPPLPDEFNQGSLDEFWKKLPEMDAKFEELRRKSESENKALRYMASLEDGNPKVGIQAVNRQHVLSRADGTDNIIQIVTNRYYDNPMTVQGPGAGLEVTAGGIFANIINLGFHLP; encoded by the coding sequence ATGAAAGTGATTAAATTTGGTGGAAGTTCGCTCGCGACGGCTGAACGCGTGAATAATGTGGCGCGTATTATTAAAGACATTGCCGCCCGCAGTGAATCCGTAATCGCGGTGCTCTCTGCGGTGGGCGGCGTGACCGATCAGCTGCTAAGCGCCGCAAAAACGGCTGAAAAGGACGGTCCCCTGGCCATGCAGAAACTGGAAGACATTCGCAATCGGCATTTTGAGGTGTATCCCGATGAACTCACGGATCCGGATGTAGAACGCGTCTTGCGGGAATCTGTTGATGAACTCAAGGATATTCTGCGCGCCGTGAGTATGGTGCGGGAATGTTCAGACCGGACCCTGGATCATATTCTCAGTTTCGGGGAGCGGCTGAACTGTCAATTGATGACCCGGCTTTTGAAAAACAGCGGTTCGCTGGCGTCTTACGTCGATGCCCGGGACCTGATCATTACTGAAAAACGCCGCGAAAACGCACGAGTGCTGCGCGACAAGACCATTGCCAATATTCAGAATTATTTCACAGACAATCAAATTTATGTCGTCACCGGATTTATCAGTTCGACCGAAGACGGCATCACCACCACCCTGGGACGCGGCGGCTCCGATTACACAGCGGCATTGATGGGAGCGGCTCTCAATGTGCAAGAGATTGAGATCTGGACGGATGTGGATGGATTCATGTCCGCGGATCCGCGCAAAGTCGGCGACGCGTTTGTGCTGCCGACGGTCAGCTATGAAGAAGCCATGGAGTTGTCCTATTTTGGCGCCAAGGTCATTCATCCCAAAACCTTGACTCCGGTCATTCGAAAAGGCATTCCCGTGCGCATTAAAAACAGTTTTTCGCCTGAAAAAGAGGGCACGGTTATCTCTGCCGAGAGCGGCGATCCCGAGCATCCGGTCAAAGGCATTGCTTCCTTTCATGGTATTTCTCTGATCAATGTGCAGGGGAGCGGTATGGTCGGGGTGCCTGGAATTGCAAGCCGGCTGTTCGGCGCACTGGCGCATCAGGGGATCAATATTATCATGATCGTTCAGGCGTCTTCAGAGCACAGCATTTGTTTTGTTATCCGCTCTGTCGAGGTCGAAACCGCCCTCGAGGCTCTCAAAGAAGAATTTAAAGCGGAACGTGTCTCCGGACAAATTGACGAAATTCTGGTGCAGGATAATCTGGCGATTATTGCGGCGGTGGGCGAGAATATGGCCGGCATTCCCGGTATTTCCGGGAAACTGTTCGAAGCGCTGGGTCAGAATTCAATCAATGTGGTGGCCATCGCCCAGGGCGCGTCCGAGCGCAATGTGTCTCTGGTGGTCCATCAAGATGACGCCGAACTGGCGGTGAATGTGATCCATACCGCGTTTTATCTGTCCCGGCGCGTGGTGAATCTCTTTGTGGTCGGCACCGGCAATATCGGCGGAACGCTGTTAAGACAGATTCAGGAAAAACAGAATATTCTGGCGTATAAAAACGGATTGCATATCCAGGTGTGCGGCATTGCCAACGTTGACGGCATGGTGATCAACAAGGACGGGATTGATCTGGATCACTGGAAAACGCTATTGGATCAATCCGATAAAAAACCGGACATGAACGAACTGATCAGCATCATTCATGATCTGCGCCTGCAAAACAGTATTCTGGTGGATGTGACCGCCAGTGATCAGGTCGCTTCTACTTATGCTGATTTCCTCAGCGCCGGCATTCACATCGTCACGCCCAACAAACGCGCCAACACCATGGGGCAGGATTATTATGACGAGCTGGCGGACCTGACTCAGGATCATCGTCTGCATTATTATTATGAAACCACCGTCGGCGCAGGTTTGCCGCTGATCAGCACCATCAAAGACCTGCTGCAGAGCGGTGATCAGGTGCTGAAAATTGAAGGTATTTTTTCCGGTACTCTGGGATTTATTTTCAGCAAATTGTCCGCGGATCAGCCGTTCAGCCGCATTGTCAGGGAGGCCTTTGAAAAAGGATACACCGAGCCCGATCCCCGCGATGATCTGTCCGGCATGGATGTGGCGCGTAAAATCCTGATTCTTGCGCGTGAAATAGGCCTGCAGATGGAGTTGAGTCAGGTGCAGATCGATCCGCCGCTTCCGGATGAATTTAATCAGGGCAGCCTGGACGAATTCTGGAAAAAGCTCCCGGAAATGGATGCCAAATTCGAAGAGCTGCGGCGTAAATCCGAGAGTGAAAACAAAGCGCTGCGCTATATGGCTTCGCTCGAAGACGGAAATCCCAAAGTCGGTATCCAGGCCGTGAACCGTCAGCACGTGTTGTCGCGCGCGGACGGCACCGACAATATCATTCAAATTGTCACCAATCGTTATTATGACAATCCCATGACCGTGCAGGGTCCGGGCGCCGGACTTGAAGTTACGGCCGGCGGCATTTTTGCCAATATAATCAATTTAGGCTTTCATCTTCCATAA
- the thrC gene encoding threonine synthase — MQCKSTRDQSPVVSFRKALFNGQAPDGGLYMPVMFPRFDAGDLRDFASLDYRDLVFRVLTPWLKDELQAQELQQIIEKAYSFAPNVEPLNDRTSILELFHGPTLSFKDFGAQFMAKSMGFFMQRENQELTILTATSGDTGSAVAHAYHNVKGIRIVLLYPSGQVSKLQEKQFTTLGDNIVALEVDGTFDDCQALVKTAFRDPDLNAKKSLSSANSINIGRLLPQSIYYFKGVLELYDAEHSDAIDVCVPSGNFGNLCAGLFAAQMGCPVNRFIAAVNANAVVPEYLKSGEYKPRASVRTLSNAMDVGNPSNWERIRYLFNGEVEQIASRIGSTSVNDASTLQTMQQIYADYGYIADPHTSVALEALQRSRSSGLSGIADRAIVLSTAHPGKFRQTVSRALEFEPQLPPALERCLNMDKKAQPLDNRFDAFKDFLWTL; from the coding sequence ATGCAATGTAAAAGCACTCGAGATCAATCCCCTGTCGTTTCTTTTCGCAAAGCCCTGTTCAACGGACAAGCGCCGGATGGCGGTTTGTATATGCCGGTGATGTTTCCCCGGTTTGACGCAGGTGATCTGCGGGATTTTGCGAGTTTGGATTATCGCGACCTGGTGTTCCGCGTCCTGACCCCCTGGTTAAAAGACGAGTTGCAAGCGCAAGAGTTGCAGCAAATTATTGAAAAAGCGTATTCTTTTGCCCCGAATGTGGAACCCCTGAATGATCGCACCTCTATTCTGGAATTGTTTCACGGTCCCACCTTGTCGTTCAAAGATTTCGGCGCCCAGTTTATGGCAAAGTCCATGGGATTCTTTATGCAGCGCGAAAATCAGGAACTGACGATTTTGACGGCAACGTCGGGCGATACCGGAAGCGCTGTGGCGCATGCCTATCACAACGTTAAAGGCATCCGGATCGTACTGCTGTATCCTTCCGGCCAGGTGAGCAAGCTGCAGGAAAAGCAGTTTACCACACTCGGTGATAATATTGTCGCTCTGGAGGTGGACGGTACGTTTGATGATTGTCAGGCGCTGGTCAAGACAGCGTTCCGGGACCCTGACTTGAATGCAAAAAAATCCCTGTCCTCGGCAAATTCCATCAATATCGGCAGATTACTGCCGCAATCGATTTATTATTTCAAAGGTGTTCTCGAGCTTTATGATGCTGAACATTCGGACGCTATCGATGTCTGTGTGCCCAGCGGCAATTTCGGTAATCTTTGCGCCGGATTGTTTGCGGCGCAGATGGGATGTCCGGTCAACCGGTTCATTGCTGCGGTGAATGCCAATGCCGTGGTGCCCGAATACCTAAAGAGCGGAGAATACAAACCGCGCGCTTCTGTTCGCACGCTTTCCAATGCCATGGATGTCGGGAATCCCTCCAACTGGGAACGCATTCGTTATCTGTTCAATGGAGAGGTTGAACAGATTGCGTCCCGTATTGGATCGACCTCGGTGAACGATGCGTCTACGCTGCAAACCATGCAGCAGATTTATGCGGATTATGGTTATATCGCGGACCCGCATACATCGGTCGCATTGGAAGCGCTGCAGCGCTCTCGAAGTTCCGGTTTATCAGGGATTGCTGATCGCGCCATCGTATTGTCGACAGCGCATCCCGGAAAATTTCGGCAAACCGTGAGCCGGGCGCTGGAATTCGAACCGCAGCTGCCGCCGGCGCTTGAACGCTGTCTGAACATGGATAAAAAAGCGCAACCGTTGGATAACCGCTTTGATGCGTTTAAAGACTTTTTATGGACGTTATAG
- a CDS encoding VanZ family protein, with the protein MDVIARMPRILFGDQGRGVFLFLFWGCAAAILFFSVTPGTVQQSVTGDEGLLTADQGFYIHSLAYSVLLLLGVLAFQKLFGVSIAVLAYSCFCECLQIFIPFRKFNPDDMMANGFGILFALVLFGFVKFLAKEKT; encoded by the coding sequence ATGGACGTTATAGCCCGGATGCCTCGTATTCTTTTCGGTGATCAGGGGCGCGGTGTTTTTTTGTTTCTTTTCTGGGGATGTGCGGCCGCGATTCTTTTTTTCAGCGTAACGCCGGGTACGGTGCAGCAATCGGTCACCGGGGATGAGGGCCTTTTGACCGCCGATCAGGGATTCTATATACATAGTTTGGCCTATTCGGTTTTGTTGTTGCTCGGCGTGTTGGCGTTTCAAAAGCTTTTTGGGGTATCGATTGCGGTGCTGGCATACAGCTGTTTTTGTGAATGTCTGCAAATATTCATCCCTTTTCGCAAATTCAATCCGGACGATATGATGGCGAATGGGTTTGGAATCTTGTTTGCTTTGGTTTTATTTGGGTTCGTAAAGTTTTTGGCTAAAGAAAAAACATAA
- a CDS encoding GxxExxY protein — translation MLYENELSYQIIGAAIEVHRELGPGLLESAYEECLCYELKQRGIAFQRQLLLPMNYKDAVIKEGMYRLDVIVEETVVVDVKSCERLHPVYKKQVFTYLQQTRTKLGLLLNFNVPVMRDGIVRVVRGLEEEVEENLK, via the coding sequence ATGCTTTACGAAAATGAATTATCCTATCAGATCATTGGAGCGGCTATTGAGGTGCACCGGGAACTTGGACCGGGATTGTTGGAATCGGCGTATGAAGAGTGTCTGTGTTATGAATTAAAACAGCGAGGCATTGCCTTTCAAAGACAGTTGTTGCTGCCCATGAATTATAAAGATGCGGTGATCAAGGAAGGGATGTATCGACTGGACGTCATCGTTGAAGAGACGGTAGTCGTAGATGTCAAATCCTGTGAACGGCTGCATCCTGTTTACAAAAAACAGGTATTCACCTATTTACAGCAAACCCGGACGAAGTTAGGTCTGTTGTTGAATTTCAATGTGCCGGTGATGCGGGATGGTATTGTGCGAGTGGTGCGAGGGTTGGAGGAAGAGGTGGAGGAGAATTTAAAATAA
- a CDS encoding phosphoglycerate kinase gives MNMNKQTIDDLSLKGKRVLVRVDFNVPLTEDKKVGDDKRIVAALPTIKKVIQDGGKAILMSHLGRPKGKVKPEFSLEPVSKKLSELLNQPVTFAPDCVGEKADNIVADMKEGDVVLLENLRFHPEEEGKKDGEKISEQDRQWFIDGLVSHADVYIDDAFGTAHRNHASMAGVPRKLGQGAAGYLLQKELDYFSKVFEKPEKPFLAILGGAKVSDKIQVIDNLLDKVDSLMIGGAMAYTFLKAKGIDVGKSRVEEDYIETAKEYLKKANNKGVTLLLPVDHVVAKEFPSGDTGQGDITSDASIASDCMGLDIGPKTIKAYTDLVSQSKTIVWNGPMGVFEVKGFDKGTFDLAKAIAESSATSVVGGGDSASAAKKSGLADQFSHISTGGGASLELMEGKELPGVTALTEK, from the coding sequence ATAAATATGAACAAACAAACCATTGATGATCTCAGTCTGAAAGGTAAACGTGTACTCGTAAGAGTTGATTTCAATGTTCCGTTGACCGAAGACAAAAAAGTGGGGGATGACAAACGAATTGTCGCGGCTCTGCCCACCATTAAAAAAGTCATTCAAGACGGTGGAAAAGCCATATTGATGTCGCATTTGGGACGTCCGAAAGGCAAAGTCAAACCGGAATTTTCACTGGAACCGGTCAGCAAAAAACTGAGCGAGTTGCTCAATCAGCCGGTCACCTTTGCACCGGATTGCGTCGGTGAAAAAGCTGATAACATTGTGGCTGATATGAAAGAAGGCGATGTGGTTTTGCTTGAAAATCTGCGCTTTCATCCGGAAGAAGAAGGAAAAAAAGACGGTGAAAAAATATCCGAGCAGGACCGACAATGGTTTATAGACGGACTTGTGTCGCATGCTGATGTTTATATTGACGATGCATTCGGCACAGCGCACCGCAATCACGCCTCCATGGCCGGCGTCCCGCGCAAGCTCGGTCAGGGCGCGGCCGGTTACCTGCTGCAAAAAGAACTCGATTATTTTTCCAAAGTGTTTGAAAAGCCGGAAAAACCGTTTCTGGCCATTCTCGGCGGCGCCAAAGTTTCCGACAAGATTCAGGTTATTGACAATTTGCTGGACAAAGTCGACAGTCTCATGATCGGCGGCGCCATGGCGTATACCTTTTTAAAGGCCAAGGGAATCGATGTGGGCAAATCGCGGGTGGAAGAGGATTATATCGAAACCGCAAAAGAATATTTGAAAAAGGCAAACAACAAAGGCGTCACCCTGCTGCTGCCTGTGGATCATGTGGTGGCAAAAGAATTTCCGAGCGGGGATACGGGCCAGGGTGACATTACGTCTGATGCGAGCATTGCGTCCGATTGCATGGGCCTCGACATCGGTCCCAAAACCATCAAAGCCTATACCGATCTGGTCAGTCAATCCAAAACCATTGTCTGGAACGGTCCCATGGGTGTTTTTGAAGTCAAGGGTTTTGACAAGGGCACGTTTGATCTGGCAAAGGCCATCGCTGAATCTTCCGCCACATCCGTGGTCGGCGGCGGTGATTCGGCGAGTGCAGCCAAAAAATCCGGTCTGGCTGATCAATTCAGTCACATTTCCACCGGCGGCGGCGCCAGTCTGGAACTCATGGAAGGCAAGGAACTTCCGGGTGTAACCGCTTTAACAGAAAAGTAA